A stretch of Nocardia fluminea DNA encodes these proteins:
- a CDS encoding FBP domain-containing protein, with protein MEPITERDIRSSFVNCSKGDAKRLNVPRDLAERPWEDLDFLGWTDPSYAGRCYICVPREDGLVSVALRHETGGSGKTQMCTICLTTHSGGGVSLMTASKTGESGRKGNTVGSYMCTDLACSLYARNKKRPSMGSRYREDLTPEEKAQRVVENLNAFVDRLYT; from the coding sequence ATGGAACCCATTACCGAACGCGATATCAGGTCGTCGTTCGTCAACTGTTCGAAAGGTGACGCCAAACGTTTGAATGTGCCGCGTGACCTGGCCGAACGGCCCTGGGAGGATCTCGACTTCCTCGGCTGGACCGACCCCTCGTACGCGGGACGCTGCTACATCTGTGTGCCGCGCGAGGACGGGCTGGTCAGTGTCGCGTTGCGGCACGAGACCGGCGGATCGGGCAAGACGCAGATGTGCACGATCTGCCTCACCACCCATTCCGGCGGCGGCGTTTCATTGATGACCGCGAGCAAGACGGGCGAGTCGGGACGTAAAGGCAACACGGTCGGCAGCTACATGTGCACCGATCTGGCCTGCTCGCTGTATGCGCGCAACAAGAAGCGGCCGTCGATGGGCAGCAGGTATCGCGAGGATCTGACCCCGGAGGAGAAGGCCCAGCGCGTGGTGGAAAACCTGAACGCCTTCGTGGACCGGCTCTACACCTAG
- a CDS encoding TerD family protein — MELRKGAHAPVPTSLLAVVVSWRSAHTVDAHALLVTESGLVRGDRDFVFFNAPRHASQAVTLDQEPAPGTARLSISLPRTEPDVARIVVSASLDDATFDQLPDLTLTVHAADGPIARFTIDGIEDVQAMMFGEFYRRDGQWRFRAIGQGWSGGLAGLAGEFGVTVDEPTTALPGSTPGDGSRVPAQPNRAPSSGAPRTADRARFASVPSRHDASSSAADLPDADQRANWPSAEAANPAAARHDGPTSTRPPALSRRVIDVPPPPPADPEIADWHPDPETPDQLRWWDGDEWTSSVHPHLHDHRHRCTRCGNPLRRKLFGGHGPCKNCAAEIEEFLTHWRNRARRVLAGPGTMSVEWTEVWAALRFQRIDEERGRTLLREAGLTQVERMVAFAFADGEVFADELDAFEHVVSELALSGGVVDDLRRRMHRGRTLSRLRAGELPTVNTPGLHLDPEERVHLDLPAVHIRMLARGPRNTEGRLIGSSKKLRFVGDGTGIELPWNRVVSVHPEHGTVVLAATSARGGATFGVADPDYVAAALEGALRVSKRLVLTPGQLDSRSIPQDVKAQVWQRDGGACVECGDGHYLEFDHIIPLSRGGATSVTNLQILCRACNRAKGARI, encoded by the coding sequence ATGGAACTACGCAAGGGTGCGCACGCGCCGGTCCCGACATCGCTTCTCGCCGTGGTCGTTTCATGGCGGTCGGCGCATACGGTAGATGCGCATGCCCTGCTGGTCACCGAGTCGGGCCTCGTCCGCGGCGACCGGGATTTCGTCTTCTTCAACGCACCCCGCCACGCCTCCCAGGCGGTGACCCTGGACCAGGAACCCGCCCCCGGCACCGCGCGCCTGAGTATCTCGCTACCTCGCACCGAACCCGATGTGGCCCGCATCGTCGTCAGCGCGTCCCTCGACGACGCCACCTTCGACCAACTCCCCGACCTCACCTTGACCGTGCACGCCGCCGACGGCCCGATTGCCCGGTTCACGATCGACGGTATCGAAGACGTCCAGGCGATGATGTTCGGCGAGTTCTATCGCCGCGACGGCCAGTGGCGGTTCCGCGCGATCGGCCAGGGCTGGTCGGGCGGCCTGGCCGGACTGGCCGGTGAGTTCGGCGTCACTGTCGACGAGCCCACCACCGCACTTCCCGGCAGCACACCCGGCGACGGCTCGCGGGTGCCCGCCCAACCGAACCGGGCACCGTCCTCCGGCGCCCCGCGCACCGCCGATCGCGCACGCTTCGCGAGTGTGCCGTCACGACACGACGCGTCGTCCTCGGCCGCCGATCTGCCCGACGCCGACCAGCGGGCGAATTGGCCGTCCGCCGAGGCGGCGAATCCCGCCGCGGCGCGGCACGACGGTCCCACGTCGACGCGCCCACCGGCCCTGTCCCGCCGCGTCATCGACGTGCCGCCCCCGCCACCGGCCGATCCGGAGATCGCCGACTGGCATCCGGACCCGGAAACCCCTGATCAACTCCGCTGGTGGGACGGGGACGAGTGGACTTCGAGCGTCCACCCGCACCTCCACGATCACCGACACCGCTGCACGCGCTGTGGCAACCCCCTGCGGCGCAAGCTGTTCGGCGGCCACGGCCCGTGCAAGAACTGCGCCGCCGAAATCGAGGAGTTCCTCACGCACTGGCGCAATCGAGCCCGGCGCGTCCTCGCGGGCCCTGGCACGATGTCGGTGGAATGGACCGAAGTGTGGGCCGCGCTGCGCTTCCAGCGCATCGACGAGGAACGCGGCCGCACCCTGCTGCGCGAGGCGGGTCTGACCCAGGTCGAGCGGATGGTCGCGTTCGCCTTCGCCGACGGTGAGGTGTTCGCCGACGAACTGGACGCGTTCGAGCACGTCGTCAGCGAGCTGGCGCTGTCGGGCGGCGTCGTCGACGATCTGCGCCGCCGAATGCATCGCGGCCGCACCCTGTCCCGTTTGCGCGCCGGCGAACTGCCCACCGTCAACACCCCGGGTCTGCACCTCGACCCCGAAGAACGCGTCCACCTCGATCTGCCCGCCGTACACATCCGCATGCTCGCGCGCGGCCCGCGCAATACCGAGGGCCGCCTGATCGGCAGTTCCAAGAAGCTGCGTTTCGTCGGCGACGGCACCGGCATCGAACTGCCGTGGAACCGGGTGGTCTCGGTGCATCCCGAGCACGGCACCGTTGTGCTCGCGGCGACCTCGGCACGCGGCGGCGCGACCTTCGGCGTCGCCGATCCCGACTATGTGGCGGCGGCACTGGAAGGTGCGCTGCGCGTGTCGAAACGCCTGGTCCTGACTCCGGGTCAGCTCGACAGCCGCAGCATTCCCCAGGATGTGAAAGCTCAGGTGTGGCAACGCGACGGCGGCGCGTGCGTGGAGTGCGGCGACGGCCACTACCTGGAATTCGACCACATCATCCCGCTCAGCCGCGGTGGTGCGACGAGCGTGACGAACCTGCAGATCCTGTGCCGGGCCTGCAATCGCGCCAAGGGCGCGCGGATCTAA